GATCGTGTAGTCTTCGATATGGGCCAGCACACCCAGCGGATCGAACACCTTGCGCAGTTTGGGATACACCACCAGCACGACCCGCATCAGCCGGCGAAGCCGGGCGAGATCGGCGAGGAAGCGCTCCCGAAAATCCTCCTTGATGATCTTCACCGCCAGCGGCGTTCCGTCCGCATGCCTCGCGCGATGAACCTGGCCGATCGAGGCCGAGGCCACCGGCGTCTCGTCGAAATCCCGGACCGACTCGTGCCAGGATGGATCAACCCGTTTGGCGAGAATCGCACGCACATTCTCCGGCGGCACTGACGACGCCTGCCCGAAAAGCTTGGCAAGCTCCAGGCAGACCGATTCATCAAGAAAATCGACCCGGAGCGCGTAGTGCTGGGCAATTTTAACCGCAAGCAGGCCCTGCGACTGAATCCAGTCCAGATCAGGCAGATGCTGCCCGTGTATCTGCTTCAGGAGCCTGATGAAACCGATTGAATTCATACTAAATCCAGAGGCATCCGAGGACCGCGCGCGTCATCAGTCCACAGGATAGATCATTTCGACGTCAACAGCGATGCGATTCGTTCCCACCGCAAATGCCGACCCCTTGAATCGTGGCGGCCCGGATTGAATGTCCGTTGGCCTGTAGAGTCCATAGCCTTCTTTGGGCCTTCCGAAGAACCGGCTATTCATCCTCCCATCGCCGTTCTCGTCATGACACACCGCCACCGCGTAAACGCCCGGCGGCACGTTGGTAAACGTCACCCGCGCCATCCTTCCGGTGATGTTCAACGTCAGGGCCTGCATCGCCAGTTCAGGCCTCGCCGGAAAACCATCAGCCCTCGAAAACAGGGACGCCAGCAGCTGTCCTTTTACATCGCGCAAGCCGTTGACCGTGACGCTGACCGTCTCACCCGAGCCAAACGCATCTGCCGGCAGGATCACTGCAGCGGCAAAGAAGAAAATCCCCGCAAGCCTGGCCGGATGGTCGAGCATCTTGAGTCCTGTGAATACCGAGCGTGCAGAACCCACGAAGGTGGTTATGCACGCCCCTGCTGTGGGTTGTTCATGGCGTCCACCAAGCCGTCCAGAGTCCGCCCGGCGGGCCGACGGGGCCGAAGGGACAGGCGAACCCATGCCGTAAAGATAGGCCGAAACGGGTGGCTCGTCAAGCGCATTGGATAAATAGTGAATGGCGGGCTTGGCATCAGGCGGGGGGCGTGGTATAACGTGCTTCGTGAGAAGGTGGGTCTCGTGGCCGTGGCGACCGCGCTGGCATGGGCGGCAACTCGCCGCAGTCGAACGTTGTGGCCTCGTTCGCGGGCGCGTTCAGGTACGATGTGTGTGGGACGGTGTTTAATCCGACGGGTCTGTCCGGTCCGGTTGTTTGAAGGGATGAAAGATGAGAAAGATTCAGATTCTGGGCACAGGATGCCCGAAGTGCAAGACGCTGATGGAGAATGCGGCCGCTGCGGTCGAGGCGGCGGGTGTCGAAGCGACGGTCGAGAAGGTCGACAAGATTGGCGACATCATGCGTTTCGGTGTGATGATGACCCCCGCGCTCGTGATTGACGGCGTTGTGAAGAACGTGGGCAAGGTGCTGAGTGTGGAGGACATCAAAAAGTTGCTCCTGTAGGAAGGCGTGAGATGAAAGATGTGAAACTGTTTATGTTTGACGGGTGTCCGCACTGTAAAAAGGCGCTGGAGCTGGTGGCCGAGATTCTGGCCGCACATCCGGAATATGCCCTAATTCCGTTCACCGTGATTGATGAGCGCAAGCATCCGGAAATCGCTGAAAAATACGACTATTTCTACGTGCCGACCTTTTATACAGGCGACGTGAAAATGATGGAGGGCGCTCCCACCAGACACGCTATCACGCAGGCGTTTGCAGCCGCCTGCGTGTGACCGCGCCTCGAGCGGCGCGGTCTTTTCCCTTCAACGGGGACCATCACGCGGTCATGGTCTTGATCCGGTGCTGAACAGCCCCGAGTGCGCGGAGGTCGTCTTGCTGCTGGGGGGTGAGGAAAATCGGCTTGCCGACGATGGCTGCGGCGATCATCGACTTGGCGGCGTCCTCGACGACGAGGCAGCGGTAGTAGGCTTGCTTCATGTTGGCGCCGGTGGCGATCATGCCATGGTTGGCCATGA
This sequence is a window from Lentisphaerota bacterium. Protein-coding genes within it:
- a CDS encoding thioredoxin — encoded protein: MKDVKLFMFDGCPHCKKALELVAEILAAHPEYALIPFTVIDERKHPEIAEKYDYFYVPTFYTGDVKMMEGAPTRHAITQAFAAACV
- a CDS encoding DUF2141 domain-containing protein, translated to MGSPVPSAPSARRADSGRLGGRHEQPTAGACITTFVGSARSVFTGLKMLDHPARLAGIFFFAAAVILPADAFGSGETVSVTVNGLRDVKGQLLASLFSRADGFPARPELAMQALTLNITGRMARVTFTNVPPGVYAVAVCHDENGDGRMNSRFFGRPKEGYGLYRPTDIQSGPPRFKGSAFAVGTNRIAVDVEMIYPVD
- a CDS encoding thioredoxin family protein, translating into MRKIQILGTGCPKCKTLMENAAAAVEAAGVEATVEKVDKIGDIMRFGVMMTPALVIDGVVKNVGKVLSVEDIKKLLL